The following proteins are encoded in a genomic region of Chloroflexota bacterium:
- a CDS encoding alpha/beta hydrolase, which translates to MATFVLVHGAWGGAWSWNKFVAPLLRAAGQEVYAVTLTGLGDRSHLSSPEVSLDSHIQDVVNVLFYEDLTDVILVGHSYGGNVITGVADRVPERLQQLIYLDAATPQDGQASADSFPGRRQQIEEQARRDGDGWKVAPGDAPPDQPAEITAWGTPRRSPMPIKTMTTPVRLTRGETTLPRTFVYCTLDKKPGSPQAERAERVRNNPKWAFYELNTGHNLHYTAPKETVAILLERAKSPAGAR; encoded by the coding sequence ATGGCGACGTTCGTGCTGGTGCATGGCGCCTGGGGTGGCGCATGGTCCTGGAACAAGTTCGTGGCGCCGCTCCTGCGCGCGGCAGGGCAGGAGGTCTACGCGGTCACGCTGACCGGCCTGGGCGACCGGTCGCATCTCTCTTCGCCAGAGGTCAGCCTGGACTCCCACATCCAGGATGTCGTGAACGTGCTGTTCTACGAGGATCTGACCGACGTGATCCTCGTCGGCCACTCCTACGGCGGCAACGTGATCACCGGCGTGGCGGACCGCGTGCCCGAGCGGCTCCAGCAGTTGATCTATCTGGACGCGGCCACCCCCCAGGACGGGCAGGCCAGCGCCGACAGCTTCCCCGGCCGCCGCCAGCAGATCGAGGAGCAGGCCCGGCGCGACGGCGACGGCTGGAAGGTCGCGCCTGGAGATGCGCCACCGGATCAGCCGGCCGAGATCACGGCCTGGGGGACGCCGCGCCGCAGCCCGATGCCGATCAAGACGATGACGACCCCCGTTCGCCTGACGCGCGGCGAGACGACGCTGCCGCGCACGTTCGTGTACTGCACCCTGGACAAGAAGCCGGGCAGCCCGCAAGCCGAGCGCGCCGAGCGGGTCCGCAACAACCCGAAGTGGGCGTTCTACGAGCTGAACACCGGCCACAACCTGCACTACACCGCGCCGAAGGAGACGGTGGCGATCCTGCTGGAGCGGGCGAAGTCGCCGGCCGGCGCACGCTGA
- a CDS encoding nucleoside hydrolase codes for MDIPFPPEHRARVIVNTDAKNEADDQFAIVQALLTPSFEIPGIIPAHFGTRRTNESLRQSHDEVMLLLDLMAEMGWQGDVAVADGAPHAMPDEHTAVPSPGSELIVREALKDDPRPLYVLFYGPLTDMASALLQEPRIQDCDVKVVWIGGGAWPVGGQEFNLSNDIPSANVVMRSSLELWQIPKPVYRQMGVTYAELLERVYPYGPLGRYLVTQLVELNARRVNGPMEYRSLGDSPAVGVVMNPECGHWEWRPAPEFDELMHYVHTGQNRPIRVYDWVDPRFIHEDFFAKLARLARGEPVPEEIRQAAQAHDER; via the coding sequence GTGGACATTCCGTTTCCGCCCGAGCACCGCGCGCGCGTCATCGTCAATACCGACGCCAAGAACGAGGCCGACGACCAGTTCGCCATCGTGCAGGCCCTCCTGACGCCGTCCTTCGAGATCCCGGGGATCATCCCGGCCCACTTCGGCACGCGCCGCACCAATGAGTCGCTGAGGCAGAGCCACGACGAGGTGATGCTGCTGCTCGACCTGATGGCCGAGATGGGCTGGCAGGGGGATGTGGCCGTCGCGGACGGCGCGCCGCACGCCATGCCCGACGAGCACACCGCCGTGCCCTCGCCCGGCTCCGAGCTGATCGTCCGCGAGGCCCTGAAGGACGATCCGCGCCCGCTCTACGTCCTCTTCTACGGCCCGCTCACCGACATGGCGAGCGCCCTGCTCCAGGAGCCGCGCATCCAGGACTGTGACGTCAAGGTCGTGTGGATCGGCGGCGGCGCGTGGCCGGTGGGCGGCCAGGAGTTCAACCTCTCGAACGACATCCCCTCGGCGAACGTGGTGATGCGCTCCAGCCTGGAGCTGTGGCAGATCCCGAAGCCGGTCTACCGGCAGATGGGCGTCACCTACGCCGAGCTGCTGGAGCGGGTGTACCCGTACGGGCCGCTCGGCCGGTACCTCGTAACCCAGCTGGTGGAGCTGAACGCCCGCCGCGTGAACGGCCCGATGGAGTACCGCTCGCTCGGAGACTCGCCGGCCGTGGGCGTGGTGATGAACCCGGAGTGCGGCCACTGGGAGTGGCGGCCCGCCCCCGAGTTCGACGAGCTGATGCACTACGTCCACACGGGCCAGAACCGCCCGATCCGCGTCTACGACTGGGTGGACCCGCGCTTCATCCACGAGGATTTCTTCGCGAAGCTGGCGCGGCTGGCGCGCGGCGAACCGGTCCCCGAGGAGATCCGGCAGGCGGCCCAGGCCCACGACGAGCGGTAA
- a CDS encoding Hsp20/alpha crystallin family protein: MLDRHDPFFGRAMGLRQVMDRLFEDAFVMPRNGEGQTWNGPALNVYEEGDRLFVEAQLPGLKPEDLDINIEQGVLTISGQTTADSERKERNYFMREHRSGRFTRGLRLPATYNTDGCSASFEDGVLRLTFPKSEAAKPRRIPIGGVTSGQPAVSDSRPAANSAPTA, translated from the coding sequence ATGCTGGACCGACACGATCCGTTCTTTGGCCGCGCGATGGGCTTGCGGCAGGTGATGGACCGGCTCTTTGAGGATGCATTCGTGATGCCGCGCAACGGTGAGGGGCAGACCTGGAACGGCCCGGCCCTGAACGTCTATGAGGAGGGCGACCGGCTCTTCGTCGAGGCGCAGTTGCCCGGCCTGAAGCCCGAGGATCTCGATATCAACATCGAGCAGGGCGTGCTGACGATCAGCGGCCAGACGACTGCTGACAGCGAGCGCAAGGAGCGCAACTACTTCATGCGCGAGCATCGGAGCGGGCGCTTCACCCGCGGCCTGCGCCTGCCGGCCACCTACAACACCGACGGCTGCTCGGCGAGCTTCGAGGATGGCGTCCTGCGGCTGACGTTCCCGAAGTCTGAGGCGGCCAAGCCGCGCCGGATCCCGATCGGCGGCGTCACGAGCGGCCAGCCGGCCGTGAGCGACAGCAGGCCGGCTGCGAACAGCGCGCCCACTGCCTGA
- a CDS encoding alpha/beta fold hydrolase — MAGWTEEIVWIETDDGVELDGVVMRPTGAWNGTAVVWMHGFTGHFSEPHQIRIGRYLAERGYLFVSGDNRGRYFGVSLGEPEGPFRIGGAWWELASESWIDIKAWLDYAEQSLTPTKLILAGHSYGAVKVTWYAGTRQDARLAGLISASGPVRPPNKRPELSGELLEQARKMVAEGRGLELLPFGSTGRPGSLSAQTVVDRAGSLVDTYGMESDGSPLGEIVCPVLAILGTKEPQIGAPEDLDTLKRNARASSAASTAVIEGANHWYHHREEAVAKAIYEWLGTLG, encoded by the coding sequence ATGGCGGGCTGGACCGAGGAGATCGTCTGGATCGAGACTGATGACGGCGTCGAGCTGGATGGCGTCGTCATGCGGCCCACCGGCGCCTGGAACGGCACGGCGGTCGTCTGGATGCACGGCTTCACCGGGCACTTCAGCGAACCGCACCAGATCAGGATCGGGCGCTATCTGGCCGAGCGCGGCTACCTGTTCGTCAGCGGCGACAACCGTGGCCGCTACTTCGGCGTGAGCCTCGGCGAGCCAGAGGGGCCGTTCCGGATCGGCGGCGCGTGGTGGGAGCTGGCGTCCGAGTCCTGGATCGACATCAAGGCGTGGCTCGACTACGCCGAGCAGAGCCTCACGCCGACGAAGCTGATACTGGCTGGGCACAGCTATGGCGCGGTCAAGGTGACGTGGTACGCCGGCACGCGCCAGGACGCTCGCCTCGCGGGCCTGATCTCGGCCTCGGGGCCAGTCCGACCGCCCAACAAGCGGCCGGAGCTGAGCGGCGAGCTTCTGGAACAGGCCCGCAAGATGGTTGCCGAGGGGCGCGGTCTGGAGTTGTTGCCGTTCGGCAGCACCGGCCGGCCCGGCTCGCTGAGCGCCCAGACGGTGGTGGACCGGGCAGGCTCGCTGGTGGACACCTACGGGATGGAGTCCGACGGCTCGCCGCTCGGCGAGATCGTCTGTCCGGTCCTGGCGATCCTCGGCACGAAGGAGCCGCAGATCGGCGCGCCGGAGGATCTGGACACCCTGAAGCGGAACGCGCGGGCGTCATCCGCCGCCAGCACCGCGGTGATCGAGGGCGCGAACCACTGGTACCACCACCGCGAGGAGGCCGTCGCGAAGGCCATCTACGAGTGGCTGGGGACGCTCGGGTAG
- a CDS encoding LLM class flavin-dependent oxidoreductase has product MVALRAGLAVRSPNPVETLATIVRAEQQGLPAVWSTVGGTNPDAVSLFAAAAAQTSSIGLGTAIVPTYPRHPVALATQALVLAALAPGRFRLGIGPSHRPTIEGMFGIPMRRPLDHLREYLTILRGLLWEGSAEFAGEHFQVRAKLPDGVEPPKTPLPISALRAGAFRLAGEIADGAISWVCPVPYLVNTAKPALEAGAQAAGRPAPPLIGHVSVAVGTGRAAIRAAARPQLANYARLPFYQGMFADAGYPIPADNTMPDALLDELVVSGTPDEIAVRLHQIQAAGVDELLIMRITVEDGAAEEQTLIELLAREAAAS; this is encoded by the coding sequence ATGGTCGCGTTGCGCGCCGGCCTGGCCGTTCGCAGTCCCAACCCCGTCGAGACCCTCGCCACCATCGTGCGGGCCGAGCAGCAGGGCCTGCCGGCCGTCTGGTCTACCGTGGGCGGGACCAACCCCGACGCCGTCTCGCTGTTCGCGGCGGCGGCGGCCCAGACCAGCAGCATCGGCCTCGGCACGGCGATTGTGCCGACCTATCCACGCCACCCTGTCGCGCTGGCCACGCAAGCGCTGGTGCTGGCCGCCCTGGCCCCGGGCCGGTTCCGCCTCGGCATCGGCCCGAGCCACCGCCCGACCATCGAGGGGATGTTCGGCATCCCGATGCGGCGTCCGCTCGACCACCTCCGCGAGTATCTGACGATCCTGCGCGGCCTGCTCTGGGAGGGCAGCGCCGAGTTCGCGGGCGAGCATTTCCAGGTCAGGGCGAAGCTGCCGGACGGCGTCGAGCCGCCGAAGACGCCGCTGCCGATCTCGGCGCTGCGGGCCGGTGCGTTCCGACTGGCCGGCGAGATCGCGGACGGCGCGATCTCCTGGGTCTGCCCCGTGCCGTACCTCGTCAACACGGCGAAGCCGGCCCTCGAAGCGGGCGCGCAGGCGGCCGGCCGCCCGGCCCCGCCACTGATCGGGCATGTGTCGGTGGCGGTGGGCACAGGCCGCGCGGCGATCCGCGCCGCTGCCCGCCCGCAGTTGGCCAATTACGCCCGCCTGCCGTTCTACCAGGGGATGTTCGCCGACGCCGGCTACCCGATCCCGGCCGACAACACCATGCCCGATGCCCTGCTGGATGAGCTGGTCGTCTCGGGGACGCCCGACGAGATCGCGGTACGGCTCCACCAGATCCAGGCGGCCGGCGTGGACGAGCTGCTGATCATGCGGATCACCGTCGAGGATGGGGCTGCCGAAGAGCAGACCCTGATCGAGCTGCTGGCCCGGGAGGCCGCCGCCTCGTGA
- a CDS encoding MFS transporter — MTSGPDLRTPPSSDPPAAGPGHGPAAHDPSPAGPTTTAGLTASAGPTTPTAPAANGVAQPAPPRPAGRRSGPLAGFAPFTLSGFRFLFLGTTLTMAGYFMQMVAQGWLIYDLTGSSTWLGIVSFANGIPMLVLALPAGVLVDRVDRRFVLSVAQVGTALVSFLLAGMIWIQAIEAWHVAVLSFVSGCFFVAIVPARQALLPGLVERSMLSPAIAMMSAGTNFGRVIGPALGGLTIATLGAALAFGLQGVGFVLALLCAVLLPRPRVASRPRSRSAFGSLLEGLRYVWQNGTVFNLMLLQAIPAFILMPYTNLMPIFARDILHAGPDGLGTLMMAMGIGALAGSMLIVFLPARRQGLILLVALSGLSVGLIGLAASESLLLSIGIMGLIGLTQSVYLATNNTLVQLAVPDALQGRVMSVYMTTWGLLPLGALPQGILADHVGAPAVVAGAGLLSLLVIGVMAARNPSLRTL, encoded by the coding sequence GTGACGTCCGGCCCCGACCTCCGCACGCCACCTTCGAGCGATCCACCAGCGGCCGGCCCGGGGCACGGGCCGGCCGCGCACGATCCCAGCCCGGCCGGGCCAACGACGACGGCGGGGCTGACCGCCTCAGCCGGGCCAACCACTCCGACTGCCCCGGCCGCGAACGGCGTGGCGCAGCCGGCCCCGCCACGTCCTGCCGGGCGCCGCTCCGGCCCGCTGGCCGGCTTCGCGCCGTTCACGCTGTCCGGGTTCCGCTTCCTCTTCCTCGGCACCACCCTGACGATGGCCGGCTACTTCATGCAGATGGTGGCCCAGGGCTGGCTGATCTACGACCTGACCGGCTCGTCCACCTGGCTCGGCATCGTCTCGTTCGCCAACGGCATCCCGATGCTGGTGCTGGCCCTGCCGGCCGGCGTGCTGGTGGACCGCGTCGACCGGCGGTTCGTGCTGAGCGTGGCCCAGGTCGGCACGGCGTTGGTCTCGTTTCTGCTGGCGGGCATGATCTGGATCCAGGCGATCGAGGCGTGGCACGTGGCCGTGCTCTCGTTCGTGTCGGGCTGCTTCTTCGTCGCCATCGTGCCGGCCCGGCAGGCGCTGTTGCCGGGCCTCGTCGAGCGCTCGATGCTCAGCCCGGCCATCGCGATGATGTCGGCGGGGACCAACTTCGGGCGGGTGATCGGCCCGGCCCTTGGCGGCCTCACGATCGCCACCCTCGGGGCGGCGCTGGCGTTCGGCCTGCAGGGCGTCGGGTTTGTGCTGGCGCTGCTCTGTGCCGTGCTCTTGCCCAGGCCGCGCGTCGCCAGCCGGCCCCGCTCGCGCTCGGCGTTCGGCAGTCTGCTGGAGGGGCTGCGCTACGTCTGGCAGAACGGGACGGTCTTCAACCTGATGCTGCTCCAGGCGATACCGGCCTTCATCCTGATGCCGTACACCAACCTGATGCCGATCTTCGCGCGGGATATCCTGCACGCTGGCCCGGACGGCCTTGGGACGCTGATGATGGCGATGGGCATCGGGGCGCTGGCCGGCTCGATGCTGATAGTGTTCCTGCCGGCCCGCCGCCAGGGGCTGATCCTGCTGGTGGCGCTGTCCGGCCTGAGCGTCGGGCTGATCGGGCTGGCCGCCAGCGAGTCGTTGCTGCTCTCCATCGGCATCATGGGGCTGATCGGCCTGACCCAGTCGGTGTACCTCGCCACCAACAACACGCTCGTCCAGCTCGCCGTGCCGGACGCCCTCCAGGGCCGGGTGATGAGCGTCTACATGACCACCTGGGGACTGCTGCCGCTGGGCGCGCTGCCGCAGGGGATCCTGGCGGACCACGTCGGAGCGCCGGCGGTGGTGGCCGGAGCGGGGCTGCTGAGCCTGCTGGTGATCGGCGTGATGGCGGCGCGGAACCCGAGCCTGCGGACGCTGTAG
- a CDS encoding acyl-CoA dehydrogenase family protein: MMSTVQSSPHPILERVEAVAPQIAAAADEIEQTRELPRPLFEALADAGLFHLLTPRQLGGPELDFPTFVQALEVLARADASTAWCVSQNGIFGTHAVCVAPSVAREIWFAQPRSVVANTPLPTATAVAVEGGYLVTGRQPYSTGCRHANWIAARGFVLENGAPRLAEGGRPDMRFFLIPTEEVQILDTWHTRGLRGTGTHDFEIRDHFVPEHRSFYPFGPPRPEYGLLYQVPRSLMFAAGDAVVGLGLARNALDQFVSIAHKKTPTYRSDLVRDQQYVQVRLGEAEALLSAARAYLFEQVRLAWGAIQEQGVLPLVNRVGLRGATTFTLRKTADVVDTAYNLAGGTVVLESHPLQRLFQDVHVVTQHVQAREQHYELIGRYLLGLETDAQFV, translated from the coding sequence ATGATGAGCACGGTCCAGAGCAGTCCGCACCCGATTCTCGAGCGGGTCGAGGCCGTCGCGCCGCAGATCGCCGCCGCCGCTGATGAGATCGAGCAGACCCGCGAGCTACCCCGTCCGCTCTTTGAGGCGCTCGCGGATGCTGGCCTTTTTCATCTGCTCACGCCGAGGCAGCTTGGCGGCCCGGAGCTGGACTTCCCGACCTTCGTGCAGGCGCTCGAAGTGCTGGCGCGCGCCGACGCCAGCACGGCGTGGTGCGTCAGCCAGAACGGCATCTTTGGTACGCACGCTGTCTGCGTAGCACCGTCCGTGGCCCGTGAGATCTGGTTCGCACAGCCACGCAGCGTCGTCGCGAACACGCCGCTCCCCACGGCGACCGCCGTGGCCGTCGAAGGCGGCTACCTCGTGACGGGCCGGCAGCCGTACAGCACCGGCTGCCGCCACGCGAACTGGATCGCCGCGCGCGGCTTTGTGCTGGAGAACGGCGCGCCGCGCCTCGCTGAGGGTGGGCGGCCGGACATGCGCTTCTTCCTGATCCCGACAGAAGAAGTACAGATCCTGGACACCTGGCACACGCGCGGCCTGCGCGGCACCGGCACCCACGACTTCGAGATCCGCGATCATTTCGTGCCGGAGCACCGGTCGTTTTACCCGTTCGGGCCGCCGCGCCCGGAGTACGGACTGCTCTATCAGGTGCCCCGCTCCCTGATGTTCGCGGCGGGCGATGCCGTGGTCGGGCTGGGTCTGGCGCGCAACGCCCTGGATCAGTTCGTCAGCATCGCCCACAAAAAGACGCCGACCTACCGCTCCGATCTGGTGCGGGACCAGCAGTATGTGCAGGTACGGCTCGGGGAGGCCGAGGCGCTGCTGAGCGCGGCGCGGGCCTACCTCTTCGAGCAGGTGCGCCTGGCCTGGGGAGCCATCCAGGAGCAGGGCGTCCTGCCGCTGGTGAACCGCGTGGGCCTGCGCGGCGCAACGACGTTCACCCTCCGCAAGACCGCCGACGTGGTGGACACGGCGTACAACCTGGCCGGCGGCACGGTGGTGCTGGAAAGCCACCCGCTGCAACGGCTGTTCCAGGACGTCCACGTAGTCACCCAGCACGTCCAGGCCCGCGAGCAGCACTACGAGCTGATCGGGCGGTACCTGCTGGGGCTGGAGACAGACGCGCAGTTCGTGTAG
- a CDS encoding BON domain-containing protein, which yields MSNEKRERLSRPDDRSTDRSALRAATDGGRQPRGQQPADRHPDMTDAQLGLFPHEGDLDRVSDVVGPDGEDAELREGGELDLVSEDDGTPTRDGQEAGQPGRAEILADETDLTTTPHLLGEEPGRTAEVDPDFMAQPLFTDPVAAVGDPDDAADPVSDLDETYVPPMDPVITTDTRGDAQILGGFAGSGSEQIVPRRSSDGQIGDEALVDAVEAALRHDAATTDLSIEVSVVQGVVRLRGTVDDLDDAENAEAVASRVDGVVEVCEELEVASGQRRERSGADRSAT from the coding sequence ATGTCGAATGAGAAACGCGAGCGATTGTCACGGCCCGATGATCGCTCGACGGATCGCTCAGCGCTCAGGGCGGCGACGGACGGCGGCAGGCAGCCGCGCGGCCAGCAGCCGGCCGACCGCCACCCCGATATGACCGACGCTCAGTTGGGGCTCTTTCCGCACGAGGGCGATCTGGACCGGGTGTCCGACGTCGTCGGGCCGGACGGCGAGGACGCCGAGCTGCGGGAAGGCGGCGAGCTGGATCTGGTGTCGGAAGACGACGGCACGCCCACACGCGACGGTCAGGAGGCCGGGCAGCCCGGGCGCGCCGAGATCCTGGCCGACGAGACGGACCTGACCACCACGCCGCACCTGCTGGGCGAAGAGCCGGGCCGGACGGCCGAGGTCGATCCTGACTTCATGGCACAGCCGCTCTTCACCGATCCGGTCGCGGCGGTCGGCGATCCAGATGACGCCGCGGATCCTGTATCGGACCTGGACGAGACGTACGTCCCGCCGATGGACCCGGTGATCACCACGGACACGCGCGGAGATGCACAGATCCTTGGCGGGTTCGCTGGCAGTGGCAGCGAGCAGATCGTGCCGCGTCGCTCGTCGGACGGGCAGATCGGGGATGAGGCCCTGGTGGACGCCGTCGAGGCCGCCCTGCGCCACGATGCGGCCACGACGGATCTCAGCATCGAGGTCAGCGTCGTGCAGGGCGTCGTCAGGCTGCGCGGCACGGTTGACGACCTGGACGACGCCGAGAACGCCGAAGCGGTGGCGTCACGGGTGGATGGGGTGGTCGAGGTGTGCGAGGAGCTGGAGGTCGCCAGCGGCCAGCGGCGAGAAAGATCGGGTGCGGACCGCTCGGCAACCTGA
- a CDS encoding tannase/feruloyl esterase family alpha/beta hydrolase, producing MRQKTASRSLIALLVLVLLIGGNPVAALAIAGPPGSGPAAEAVAADRAASQQALPQAQGAAPVIPCTDLPTRDFSALPDATLRIAGAVEVAATGSDPASCKVTGTVGANAQFVVQLPVTGWTGQYFQSGCGGYCGNLNPGADCQAAFSRGAALGYSDLGTKGMNDLSWALDDGARRDFAYAANHQLAVAAKALIAAYYGQPPAHSYFIGCSDGGREALMEAQRFPDDFDGIVAGAPAYLLAFLNYFQHAWMYRANTDAQGNRIIGADKAAVLHAAVLGACDALDGVQDGLLTDPRDCAYDPGALGCPPDTDVPDCLTPAQVEAARKMYSSPTDAQGRHYYPGGLTYGSELKWAGGAGPMGADVSFDKLIVDAYAGYLSLPLPYQDTSMTADTVRFAPADFFSLLPMASVYNASNPDLTRFRDRGGKLILYHGWADDSIVPAGTLAYYAALQRQMGGLEATQQFARLFMFPGVYHCSGGEGPSHWDMATPIADWVERGVAPTVIVASQYESDVSTAGGGFENPTQVQGPPSDGQGAPAGGPQPAAAARPAGGASSQGPSGRVVRSLPAFAYPLRPQYTGAGDPNDAASYVPVLPATPRQDDVEWIGRGTLAP from the coding sequence ATGCGTCAGAAGACGGCGTCACGATCACTTATCGCGTTGCTGGTGCTGGTGCTGCTGATCGGGGGGAACCCGGTGGCAGCCCTGGCAATCGCAGGGCCGCCCGGGAGCGGGCCGGCCGCTGAAGCCGTCGCCGCGGATCGAGCCGCCAGCCAGCAGGCGTTGCCCCAGGCCCAGGGCGCTGCGCCGGTCATCCCTTGCACCGACCTGCCCACCCGAGACTTCTCAGCGCTGCCGGACGCGACGCTCCGGATCGCAGGGGCGGTTGAGGTCGCGGCGACCGGCTCGGATCCGGCCTCCTGCAAGGTCACCGGGACTGTCGGCGCGAACGCCCAGTTCGTCGTGCAACTGCCAGTCACCGGCTGGACCGGACAGTACTTCCAGAGCGGGTGTGGTGGCTACTGCGGCAACCTCAACCCGGGCGCAGACTGCCAGGCGGCGTTCAGCCGTGGGGCCGCCCTCGGGTACAGCGACCTCGGCACGAAGGGCATGAATGACCTGTCCTGGGCGCTGGACGACGGCGCGCGCCGCGACTTCGCGTACGCCGCGAACCACCAGCTTGCCGTGGCCGCGAAGGCGTTGATCGCCGCGTACTACGGTCAGCCGCCGGCCCACAGCTACTTTATCGGCTGCTCGGATGGCGGGCGCGAGGCCCTGATGGAGGCCCAGCGCTTCCCCGACGACTTCGACGGCATCGTGGCGGGGGCGCCGGCCTACCTGCTGGCCTTCCTCAACTACTTCCAGCACGCCTGGATGTACCGGGCCAACACGGACGCCCAGGGCAATCGGATCATCGGCGCGGACAAGGCGGCGGTGCTGCACGCGGCGGTGCTTGGCGCATGCGACGCGCTCGACGGGGTCCAGGACGGCCTGCTGACCGATCCACGTGATTGCGCCTACGATCCTGGCGCGCTGGGCTGCCCGCCCGATACGGACGTCCCGGACTGTCTGACGCCGGCGCAGGTGGAGGCTGCCCGCAAGATGTACAGCAGCCCGACCGATGCCCAGGGGCGGCACTACTATCCAGGTGGCCTGACCTACGGCTCGGAGCTGAAGTGGGCCGGCGGCGCAGGTCCGATGGGCGCAGACGTCTCGTTCGACAAGCTGATCGTGGATGCGTACGCCGGCTACCTCTCGCTGCCATTGCCGTACCAGGACACGAGCATGACCGCCGATACCGTGCGGTTCGCACCGGCCGACTTCTTCAGCTTGCTGCCGATGGCGTCCGTCTACAACGCCAGCAACCCCGACCTGACCCGCTTCCGGGATCGTGGCGGCAAGCTGATCCTCTACCACGGCTGGGCCGACGACTCGATCGTGCCAGCCGGGACGCTCGCCTACTACGCGGCGCTGCAGCGGCAGATGGGTGGCCTCGAGGCGACCCAGCAGTTCGCGCGGCTGTTCATGTTCCCCGGGGTGTACCACTGCTCCGGCGGCGAGGGTCCGAGCCACTGGGACATGGCGACGCCGATTGCGGACTGGGTCGAGCGCGGCGTGGCCCCGACTGTCATCGTGGCCTCGCAGTACGAGAGCGACGTGAGCACGGCGGGCGGAGGCTTCGAGAACCCGACCCAGGTGCAGGGGCCGCCGTCAGACGGGCAGGGTGCGCCGGCCGGCGGCCCACAGCCGGCGGCTGCGGCGAGGCCGGCCGGCGGGGCGTCGAGCCAGGGGCCGAGCGGCCGGGTGGTGCGGTCACTGCCGGCGTTCGCCTATCCGCTGCGGCCTCAGTACACGGGCGCGGGCGACCCGAACGACGCCGCGAGCTACGTCCCGGTGCTGCCGGCCACGCCGCGCCAGGACGATGTCGAGTGGATCGGCCGGGGGACGCTGGCCCCGTAG
- a CDS encoding DUF3500 domain-containing protein: MADADVAWQGLPPEPSARYYFRVHGSRIPIDYDVEESLTNNGEHLHAITRDPANDRGMDWLGATPSVNLKSFSASRVSVGAFTLCVRRRRHDHLSRCWCWCC; the protein is encoded by the coding sequence ATGGCCGACGCCGACGTCGCGTGGCAGGGACTACCGCCGGAGCCGTCGGCGCGCTACTACTTTCGCGTGCATGGCTCGCGCATCCCGATCGACTACGATGTGGAGGAGTCGCTGACGAACAACGGCGAGCACCTACACGCCATCACACGCGACCCGGCCAACGATCGCGGGATGGACTGGCTGGGGGCTACACCGTCCGTGAACCTGAAGAGTTTCTCAGCAAGCCGCGTCTCTGTGGGAGCGTTCACGCTATGCGTCAGAAGACGGCGTCACGATCACTTATCGCGTTGCTGGTGCTGGTGCTGCTGA
- a CDS encoding chorismate mutase, with product MQGGDGARSKVTIDLSELRVRLDQMTERIVSRLKDRSRFALNQAVYTPGAIEIAGRSGSSFLEFSIEGLEAYHASLGRFDYPDQHPVSGANLPSSPVRRVRSEAGIEPRSISIRDNLLSFYLSVLPALCRPGDEPQNYGETVYVDADLLQLLNERINVGRFVAEAKLRNDPTVGPARHDAALLSAALRDSKREEALIGVVRATAARYELDSDIVERIFRWIIEETLRVEVVYLQG from the coding sequence GTGCAGGGCGGAGACGGTGCGCGGTCGAAGGTGACCATCGATCTGAGCGAGCTGCGAGTCCGACTCGACCAGATGACCGAGCGGATCGTGAGCCGCCTCAAAGACCGCTCGCGGTTCGCGCTGAACCAGGCCGTCTACACGCCAGGGGCCATCGAGATCGCCGGGCGCAGCGGCAGCTCCTTCCTCGAATTCTCCATTGAGGGGTTGGAGGCGTACCACGCCTCGCTGGGCCGCTTCGACTACCCCGACCAGCACCCGGTCTCGGGGGCGAATCTCCCCAGTTCGCCGGTCCGGCGGGTCCGCTCCGAGGCCGGCATCGAGCCGCGTTCCATCAGTATCCGTGACAATCTGCTCAGCTTTTACCTCAGCGTCCTCCCCGCGCTGTGCCGCCCGGGCGACGAGCCGCAGAACTACGGCGAGACGGTCTACGTGGACGCCGACCTGCTCCAGCTGCTGAACGAGCGGATCAACGTCGGGCGGTTCGTCGCGGAGGCCAAGCTGCGGAACGATCCGACCGTCGGGCCGGCCCGCCACGATGCGGCGCTGCTGTCGGCCGCCCTGCGCGACTCGAAGCGCGAGGAGGCGCTGATCGGGGTGGTGCGCGCCACGGCTGCCCGCTACGAGCTGGATTCGGACATCGTCGAGCGGATCTTCCGCTGGATCATCGAGGAGACGCTGCGCGTCGAGGTGGTCTACCTCCAGGGGTGA